GAGGACTCCTATTGCTTGTATATTTTTGCGAAAGATTGTTTTTCTCCATTGCCTTCCATTCTATagatttgaatcaatttttcatCAGAAAGAGAGGTATTCAGTTATGTGTTTGGTCTGCAGTGAAACAATACCCCTTTTCTCTTATTCTTGTTAAAGtggatttcgcacgaccaacgTTTCTGCCTACTTTTTGCATTTTCCCAGggggtgaaaatgaaccttctcattcccTGTAAATAAGTCCagcgcagatcagtaagctagagtcggcctgatgaacatgtggacgaCGATAGGGCCTGCAagagggttccattcagaaactcggaTATGACTTAATGATGCATCAAAATCAATTGCTTGGATACCGCCTGAGGCGTGATAAGAGAACATCCTGAGACTGTAACTTCACAATCACAGGTCATTTTCCCAGTGTTTATGAATGCTTGAGGCAATTGAATGATGCATATGCTCCTTGGTCTATCAATGAATTCAACTCTGGCTTTTTCCCCTTAAATTAGCCTTATCTCAATATCTCCACTTCAACCTCTACTGCCTCCTTATAGCTGGAGGAGACCAACTGAACAGTGGTGTCTTGTCCATTGTATATTCACCAATATCTAGATCAGTTACTCTGTTTCAGATGGCGGATGCCATGGAGATGATGATCCTCAGTATCTTGTCCCCAGCGCTCCACTGCGCCTGGAGGCTGGAGGGATGGAAACAAGCATTGACAACGACCGTAAGTGAATTATTGTGTGTACGGGGAACGGTGAAACGTCCattaaaggacacccttgaggtTGACAGTTAATTTGATGGCTCCAGTCGAGAAGTAGAGGTTGAATTGAATCCTCACTTGCGATCACCATTTGGGGAGGAAAGAATCTAAACCTCTATATTGttatcaagtaggcctacgcCATTGAGCCCGGTACTCCCGAAAGAAGCACGTTGTCAGTCCTACTTTTGTAAAGAAGTCTAGTGAAAATAGCagaaaaattagaaaaacaaaAGAAGTATGAACAGTTCCTTCAACTGGTTTCCCTGTAgctttcattgaaaaacacTACACAACTATGGCCCATGCAAAGAAGATCTCAAATATGTCACAATCTCAGGTTACCATCCTTTAGGATCTGTGGCAGGGTTTTCTGTTTCTACAGGATTACAACAGGTCTTTGCATCACTGGAGCAATTTCTGAGCCATGTGGGctgatgtttttaaaaatgactGTGGTAAAGGAAACCATTTCTGTAAATGTAGCATCCTGTACCTTAACGCTTTCACATCGGGAATACTTTATTGATGCTCTTCTATGACAGGAGTATGGCTCAGTTGACTGAGCCTAATCCTGTAAATGGTTCCATATCTTAAAAAGGCAGTCTATGCATTGATATCATCACATCCGATATTCTCTGAGGACTGGGAGATTTTTAAAGCAACAGCTCTAATATGTATATGGTACTGTGTGGCAATCCTTGCACATTGTGAAATGAATGTATGTAATTGTACTTGTATGTATTTGTATGATTTTGAATTTCAGGTTGTCTTTTGTGGAATGATGTTGAGTTCCAGCATATGGGGAAGCATTTGCGACAAGTTTGGCAGACGAACTGTAAGTTTCCTTAATTTATGAAACCAAGCCGATTGTTTTGAGTAATACTGATAACCTACCAGACGTCAACTTTTAAACTGTGGAACGACTGTCTTCTGTTTGTGTGATGATTGTTACCTTGAATTGCAGgctcttcttctgtgttcaCTGTTTACGTTCTACTACGGAATCTTGAGCGCCCTCTCACCAATATTCATCTGGTTGCTGATTCTTCGTGGTCTAGTTGGCTTTGGCATAGGTGGTGCACCTCAATCGTAAGTAACAGTGTCACACTCGGAAGTTTTCGAATTAGTGTTTTCATAAGAAAATGCTCTAGAAAAGTTTCTTTGTAGATGACGCTAAAGATATACATCTTAAAGTGACAAAAGGCATTCACAGATTCCCACATTTGGGTCTAACATACATGAACTTGTTTGTCTTTCCATCAGTATGTTACTATGTAAATTAACTGTTGGATATGTGCAAATGGGATAGACAAATGGGTTTCTGTTTGTTTTGCTTCTATCTTATCATCTGTTCAAACTACTCGGTGGATTCTTCTTGCTCCTTTCCTCCAGTCTTATGTTTACTATGTCAACTCCCAAGATGTGCTCTCCTCTGATTAGCAAGGTGGCCAATTTATATAGGGTTCATAGATAACCCTCAACGATTTCGTAGGCAACATAAAAACTGCTGAAAAACTATTTGATAAGTTTTAAAATTCCTAGAAAACAAGGAGCAAGGTTCTTATGGTCGTTTTTCTTCCGTTTATTTTCAGGGTTACCCTGTATGCTGAATTCTTGCCATCATCAGTTCGGGCTAAGTGTGTAGTTCTGATAGAGGTAGGTTTGACCACTCTTTTATGGTGGTGTTGGCTAATTGTTTGAGGTGCTGGACACTGCTATCACTAGTATCAGTGAATATGGGACAGAGCAAAATACCTTATGGGGCTTGAATAATAGCAGGATACCTCTGTCATTGCAGCTTTCCATGTCGAGTGACCAATACAGTTGAACTTTACATAGATAAATTTAAAGGACATTTTTACTTGATATCGGGTGACCTCTGATAGCCCTGGTTGTAGCTTACCTTATCTCCCCAAAAAGGACTAGGTTTTATCATTATTTGTCTGGTGTTTTCAGCTGTTTTGGGCTATTGGTGCATGTTTTGAGACGATCCTGGCTCTAGTGGTGATGCCTACTCTAGGATGGAGGTGGCTTTTAGGACTATCTTCTCTACCCCTACTCATATTTGCTATTTTCTGCGTTGTAAGTATTCTTTGTTCTCTGAGATGTAGGCACCCTTAAAGTAACTCAATCTTAGCAAGGAGATGGCCACCACAACCTACTTTGTTCTTGCTGCGGACTCAGGTACAGGACTCTAAGGTATCTCTAATGCCTCATTTAAAGAAAAGTGGCAGTTAAAGTGACTTTCACAAGGTCACAAGCAAATGTGGTCAGGGCCCCCTCCCACTGCTTGATATTGCCAGGCCAATATTAGCACCATTTCTTCTTCAGTGGTTACCAGAGAGCGCCCGCTATGACATGACACGAGGAAACACAGAGAAAGCTTATGCTACGTTGCAAAGAATAGCTAAGGAAAACAATAAACCCATGCCAACTGGTAGATTAGTACACTCAACCACTAATATCAAACAGACTGTAAGTATTTTATTCCTTTTCTCCTGTGTAACAGAGATGTGCcttatgatatttttttgtgGACTTCCATTATTTCTCCCCCTGAAATGGGTTTCATTTCacagcagaaatggaaagatcTCTGTCTGAGCTCTCAGAAGAAGtttgcattttcaaaactggACCAAACGTAAGCATTttaagcatattttggtgagTAATGGTAGTTCTTGGGCAAGTAATGTATCTTGTACCAATGTCCCAACACGCTAACATTGACAGTGTTGTAATTAGAACATTCAAAATTTGGTgatattgatttcttttcatttcgttATACAGCAGGTAAAACGAGGACAGATCAAAGACCTTTTTACTCCAGAGTTTAGAAGAACAACTTTTTTGCTGTGGTTCATTTGGTGAGTATACCCTGGAACCTCCTTAACAGGGGACTCCTCTGTTTCCAGGATaccttctctatcaaggactgTGGACGTAGACAACTGGGTATTCTGCTATTCATTTTTGAACTCTTGGTTTGACTTGGAgagagaaaaaatgtcatttgtaATTAAAGTGAATTCACATTGAAAAATAATTCCTTTTCCAGGCTAGCCTGTGCGTTTTCCTATTATGGTATAGTCCTAATGACAACAGAATTGTTTGAAGTTGGAGATAGTTGCCATGGTAAGTAAAGACACAATTCAAAACATGGTTACAAACTCCCAGTCCTCCGTTATATGATTTTTGTGTGAGAGTGTGTCTGGAAATGAGGAATATCAGTATGGTTACCAGGGAGCTGTGGGAGGCCTTCAGCCCCATTCAGCGGAGCCTGCAAAAGCTCATGAAATTGCCAAACCAACCTTTTACTGCATCGAGATTTACTGAAACTTGACATTGGCACCCAAGAGAAGCATTGTATGCCCCGATTATGAAACAAAAATTGCCTGACTTGGAAATTACCACTGGCCCGCTAGGCAGATTATTCTTCTCTCCCCGCTGAAAGGGGTTTGATTGAAGCTGCTCCCTGCCGTGTCTGTCTGCCGTAGGGGGCTTCTAAATATTTCCTTGGACATCAATATGCATACGCCTTCTTTAGGAGTGATACCCCAGATAATCAGCTGAAATGTATTCAGTTCTTATCGTTAGGTATTTGTCATCTTGCAGGTGGGACGGGAGCTGGTGAGACAGGGGAGCCGATATGTCCGGCTGAGTGTAAGATGCTTACAACGAAAGATTATACTGATTTACTATGGACTTCTATTGCGGAGTTTCCAGGTGAGTTGAAATTCTGAAATAATTTGATTGTTGCTTAACATTGTGTTCTAAGTGTGTACTTATATTTGCTGGTTGCGGTTAGAATTCTGCCTGTGGGCAATTTGTTTCAGTCAGGAGCTGCACAGTAGAAAATTCATTGGAGGCAGGAGATTTTCAATTTAAGTGATGACTGGGGTTTTAATTTATGGACAGATGAAGCTCTATTTCCTATCTTATTTCAGGACTGTTTATCACAGCAGCTGTGATTGAGAGATTAGGACGAAAGAAGACCATGGCTATGGAGTTTGTTGTCTTCTCTTTCTTTACCCTTCTAGTTAATATGTGCACATCAAGGTATGTTATTCCCAGAGCTGTGGAACTCAATCCCGGGAAATAGGAAAGACATGGACAAGAACGGCTTTGTGTCTAAATTTAAAGACAGTCTTCAAAGGACACTTGGGAAGCGCTTAGAGCAGCTTAGTAGGGGAAtatgcgctatataagactatATCAGACTGGGTTGTTCTATTTTTCTGAGATTTTATGAAAGTCATGGCAttattttgtattgatattATATGATAGTATTGAAAAAGGTCATGATTAAAATTTTTAATGAGATACTTCCCCATTTATGTTTCAGGGCACTCCTCACTTTTTTCCTGTTTGTTGCTAGAGCATTTATATCCGGGGCATTCCAAGCAGCCTATGTGTACACACCAGAGGTAAGAACTCATATTTGTATCTTCTTGCTGAACAGCATGAACAGATCAAAGCTACTATTTTACTGATGCCCTTGACATTTACAAACTGGTATTTAAAGTAAGATACAGGCCCtaaatttaaaattcaattcCTAGGGGATTTTAACTTGGGCCCTTTTggcttacatgtactttcaaagcCAAACTACTTACTAATATTCCATCGGTTACAAACATTTAATTCAAAATATTCATAGTTTGTATTCTTTGTAAAACCACATGTCAATATAATTTGACCCACCTCTGCCTGATTGCAGGTGTATCCAACGAGCACTAGGGCAATCGGTCTTGGCTCTTGTAGCGGCATGGCCAGGATAGGAGCTATCGTTACTCCTTTCGTAGCACAAGTCATGTTGCGCCGGTCGGTTTATCTCTCAATCAGTATATATGGAACTCTGACTCTGTTAGCTGCTGTTGCCGCACTCTTCTTACCTATTGAGACCAAGGGACGAGAAATGGTGGTAAGTTGGTTTTGGTGTCTTCCCATTTGGTCTATCTCTGATGCATTCGTCCTGTGAGTGTGTATAATGTGCCACTACTGTAACTGTTGGATGCCAATTAGGGATGATGATTCAACGATGGGCTACTTCTGTTTATAAAGACCAATTGGTGTATGTACTGTCTTATGGTGCATTCACTGAAAAGCGCAACGACAAGACTTATAATGTAACTAAGGAGGGCCAGTGCATCAGCCAGTGCCATTACTCCTCTTGCTTCAACGAACCACCAACTAACCAAGTTATCTCCTTTTCAGGATATTTCTGCAACAGCTACCAAGGAACAACTAGAAAGAAAGTAATAACATAATCAAGATGCAGAGGCCATTTGATACGAGATAATACAGGACATCATGATTAAGATCTTTTTGATCGAAGCCAGTCAATTGACAATTCTACTTAATATCATTGCCAGCGAAAGACACCCTTTTTTGGGAAAAACCATTGAATTTGACAAGGAAAGTTCCCTTGCAAAGATAATTTGTAAAATTGACCCTAAAAGCCCATGTATTTTTTTGAAACGACCCCCTTCTCTGGAAATCTTGGTGATGCCTATGAATTCTATATAATCCTAGAAATAAAATGTCATTCAATCATTTACCCAAGAACTGCACTTAATACTGGGTACATGATATACTTAAAAAAACCACAGTAGCCACAGCAGGCAAGTTGATGCTGTTCTATATTTATAAAAACCAGCGAGATTAAATTTTACACTGATGTTAAGTGCCTGGTGTGTTACCTTAAAGCGCtacgcaaacaagtgatttgaaTTGCTGCTATATGCAACTAAAAGATCCCTTGTCTGCTGGTAAAGCAGGtcatcgctgggtttgatattgattgcacgTTGTTGCAATGACCACCACGAACAATTATTGTCGCATTCAATTTAAATCGCAGGTagcaaattgcttgtttgcgggATGTGAAACATACAAAACAGgccttatatacatgtaattgaactCAAAGGAGGCGTACATCAAAACTTGACAGATAGTCTTCAAAGGACTGTTTATATAAAGATGGCTGTGGTCAAAACTTTCTGAAGAATCTCCAAACAACATTTATATGTATTTGCTTTTTGTTGCTCTAGGAATTAGTAACATGTTTTACACAGCTGTATcttgctaaaaatagaatttCACATCATTGGTCTCTTAGATTAGAAATGTGTTCATGTATCTTCCTTTAATTGCATTCCTagcattgttttttttaattctgcCATATTTTAAAGCTGGTATTGGACTCTATTTACTATagtcagcagtgtatgaccacTGCTGTTATGATTATATGATGACTTAAAGGATTCCACACTTTTCAAAGCCAGGAAATCTTCATTGAATAATTGCTGTCTTTGATCTGATTAGTTCTTTTGCTGTTAATGGTTGTGATTATCAAGCACCAGTATATTGGTTTCAGATAGGTCATAGGAGATACATTTGAGGCAGCTTTTCATTCCATGTCAGCTTGACTAGTTTGATCATCTCTGGAggtgaaataatgataatacatgtagtttgtctCTGTACTCTCCAAGGAATACACCAACGGTTTTActtatttattatcaaaattatatacatGTGAATTGCACTCCAAAGAAGGTTTTAGCCTCTGTTGGAATATTCCATCAATGAGTTGATTTAGCAAGAAAGAGCATTTAGAAATTAATTTGTTTAAAGGCCTACTCCACTTGAAAAGTGCACTAGGATTTGAATATTTCTGGCCTTTAATCATTGCCCCATCATCTGGTCAGTTCTCATATAAAGCATAATGTATAAAGTGTATATTTGAATTGTATCTATGTCCAATGCCTTGTTTCCCCCAAAAGTGAGTCACCTTACCAATGCATTATTGCTTCGTATTGATGTATAAAGCAGTTGTATGTTGGAATTAGGTTAGGATGAAATAcggaagaacctctctattaagggcaccctcgggactgacaagtgctgtgcttaatagagaggtgtcctgattagagaggtcaatttgaatggaaaaaacaaacagtttggggccaaaactagtgtccttaatagagaaggtgtccttaatggagaggtgtctgtaagggaggttccactgtaggtcTCTCATAAATGATGTTTGTAATTGTAAATGAACAGTAGTAGTAGTGTTGAGAAT
This is a stretch of genomic DNA from Lineus longissimus chromosome 2, tnLinLong1.2, whole genome shotgun sequence. It encodes these proteins:
- the LOC135482458 gene encoding synaptic vesicle 2-related protein-like isoform X1, with translation MLNRLVKFRRGQGDSYEDLKGADVSPTTESGASASGGVEINPDLQHPQIGDGKGFSEEVFTVDQAVDRIGFGIFQVKLSFLTGLSWMADAMEMMILSILSPALHCAWRLEGWKQALTTTVVFCGMMLSSSIWGSICDKFGRRTALLLCSLFTFYYGILSALSPIFIWLLILRGLVGFGIGGAPQSVTLYAEFLPSSVRAKCVVLIELFWAIGACFETILALVVMPTLGWRWLLGLSSLPLLIFAIFCVWLPESARYDMTRGNTEKAYATLQRIAKENNKPMPTGRLVHSTTNIKQTQVKRGQIKDLFTPEFRRTTFLLWFIWLACAFSYYGIVLMTTELFEVGDSCHGGTGAGETGEPICPAECKMLTTKDYTDLLWTSIAEFPGLFITAAVIERLGRKKTMAMEFVVFSFFTLLVNMCTSRALLTFFLFVARAFISGAFQAAYVYTPEVYPTSTRAIGLGSCSGMARIGAIVTPFVAQVMLRRSVYLSISIYGTLTLLAAVAALFLPIETKGREMVDISATATKEQLERK
- the LOC135482458 gene encoding synaptic vesicle 2-related protein-like isoform X2, coding for MLNRLVKFRRGQGDSYEDLKGADVSPTTESGASASGGVEINPDLQHPQIGDGKGFSEEVFTVDQAVDRIGFGIFQVKLSFLTGLSWMADAMEMMILSILSPALHCAWRLEGWKQALTTTVVFCGMMLSSSIWGSICDKFGRRTALLLCSLFTFYYGILSALSPIFIWLLILRGLVGFGIGGAPQSVTLYAEFLPSSVRAKCVVLIEWLPESARYDMTRGNTEKAYATLQRIAKENNKPMPTGRLVHSTTNIKQTQVKRGQIKDLFTPEFRRTTFLLWFIWLACAFSYYGIVLMTTELFEVGDSCHGGTGAGETGEPICPAECKMLTTKDYTDLLWTSIAEFPGLFITAAVIERLGRKKTMAMEFVVFSFFTLLVNMCTSRALLTFFLFVARAFISGAFQAAYVYTPEVYPTSTRAIGLGSCSGMARIGAIVTPFVAQVMLRRSVYLSISIYGTLTLLAAVAALFLPIETKGREMVDISATATKEQLERK